The following coding sequences lie in one Sorghum bicolor cultivar BTx623 chromosome 6, Sorghum_bicolor_NCBIv3, whole genome shotgun sequence genomic window:
- the LOC8080256 gene encoding uncharacterized protein LOC8080256, producing the protein MASAAQKKMAVVCLMLLAVGLMVDATDKPTSCTDSVKNDSPPDSDCICSKNCACAGKCILMEPASVQSCFIDCVLKNDCICEDKKNGADQPQ; encoded by the coding sequence ATGGCTTCCGCTGCACAGAAGAAGATGGCCGTTGTTTGCTTGATGCTGCTGGCCGTCGGCCTAATGGTCGATGCTACCGACAAGCCCACCAGCTGCACCGATTCGGTGAAGAATGATAGTCCTCCGGACAGCGACTGCATCTGCTCCAAGAACTGCGCATGTGCCGGTAAGTGCATCCTTATGGAGCCTGCCAGTGTTCAGTCCTGCTTTATCGACTGCGTCCTCAAAAACGACTGCATCTGCGAGGACAAGAAGAACGGCGCTGACCAGCCGCAGTGA